A stretch of Rhododendron vialii isolate Sample 1 chromosome 4a, ASM3025357v1 DNA encodes these proteins:
- the LOC131321820 gene encoding receptor-like protein kinase ANXUR2: MISNTHVLISLISFSIFTIIVKSTRTTSASESFVLACGGSTAATDASGRKWDPDAKFLTSSENSMLATAQSQDPSLPSTIPYMTARIFTYESTYKFSVSPKTRHFVRLHFYPSSYSNFNASDSYLSVESNGFTLLKNFSASITARALTQAYIIKEFSITLTQSGSLSLTFKPSKNGSVAFVNGIEVISMPEIFQPANMVGFSDQLIETEDSAFETMFRLNVGGQYISEDNDTSLSRIWYNDSPYLYGAAFGITSEADKNVSIDYPSNLTEYIAPVDVYRTARTMGPNPKVNIKFNLTWVFPVDGNFTYIVRLHFCEFQVSKTNQRVFDIFINNQTAQEAADVLAWAKEGVPVFKDFAVYLNEGKGDKELWVALHPSVSTKPEFYDVILNGLEIFKVNDTSGNLAGPNPVLSPFQEKGSYDQEPRSFAKSQVHVGAIVGGIAGGVAGFGLVVGVLVFLKHNNRDSKGRKCNSMGWLPLYGSSRSSGTKSTTSGKSSGSSRISTLGGGLCRHFSLSDIKYATNNFDESQVIGVGGFGKVYRGVIDGGTEVAIKRSNPSSEQGVHEFQTEIDLLSKLRHRHLVSLIGACEGGEEMILVYDYMANGTLREHIYKGNNPPLLWKQRLEICIGAARGLHYLHTGAKHTIIHRDVKTTNILLDEKWVAKVSDFGLSKTGPTLSQTHVSTVVKGSFGYLDPEYFRRQQLTDKSDVYSFGVVLFEVLCGRPVLNPSLPKEQVSLADWAQNNYRNGTIDSIIDQNVKGEINPECLKKFVETAVKCLSDQGIERPSMGGVLWNLEFAMQLQDNPDGPKMVAEQRANDAFVMHTTTLLTIEEEEGGGETEDSTNEIFSQIVNPKGR; this comes from the coding sequence ATGATCTCCAATACCCACGtcttaatttctcttatttCCTTCTCAATCTTCACAATCATCGTCAAATCAACAAGGACCACCTCTGCATCGGAATCCTTTGTATTAGCCTGCGGCGGCTCCACCGCGGCCACGGACGCCAGCGGCCGGAAATGGGACCCAGATGCCAAATTCCTCACCTCGTCAGAAAACTCAATGCTAGCCACAGCCCAGTCACAAGACCCTTCACTTCCCTCCACAATCCCGTACATGACAGCAAGAATTTTCACATATGAATCAACATACAAATTCTCTGTTTCACCCAAAACCCGACACTTCGTCCGACTCCATTTCTACCCCTCTTCTTACAGCAATTTCAACGCATCCGATTCCTATCTATCGGTCGAATCCAATGGTTTCACCCTCCTGAAAAATTTCAGTGCCTCAATCACAGCCAGGGCCTTAACCCAAGCTTACATAATCAAAGAATTTTCTATCACGTTAACCCAATCGGGCTCTCTCAGTCTCACTTTCAAGCCATCGAAGAATGGGTCGGTAGCGTTTGTCAATGGCATTGAGGTCATCTCAATGCCGGAGATTTTCCAACCGGCGAACATGGTCGGGTTCTCGGATCAGTTGATAGAAACAGAGGACTCTGCTTTTGAAACTATGTTTAGGCTTAATGTTGGTGGACAGTATATTTCAGAAGACAATGATACAAGTTTGAGCCGGATCTGGTACAATGACTCCCCATATTTATACGGTGCAGCCTTTGGGATTACTTCTGAGGCAGACAAAAACGTGTCTATTGATTACCCTTCAAATTTAACAGAATACATTGCTCCAGTCGATGTGTATAGGACAGCAAGAACAATGGGTCCCAATCCAAAAGTCAATATCAAGTTCAATCTGACATGGGTTTTTCCAGTAGATGGAAATTTTACATACATTGTGAGGCTCCATTTCTGTGAGTTTCAGGTTTCCAAGACTAACCAAAGGGTGTTTGATATTTTCATCAATAACCAAACAGCACAAGAGGCTGCAGATGTTTTGGCATGGGCTAAGGAAGGAGTACCGGTCTTTAAAGACTTCGCGGTATATTTGAATGAAGGAAAAGGTGATAAGGAATTGTGGGTGGCATTGCACCCTTCTGTATCTACGAAACCTGAATTCTACGACGTGATTCTCAATGGGTTGGAGATTTTTAAGGTTAATGACACTAGTGGGAATTTAGCAGGCCCAAATCCGGTTCTATCGCCTTTTCAAGAAAAGGGAAGTTATGATCAAGAGCCGAGGAGTTTTGCAAAATCGCAGGTTCATGTTGGTGCAATAGTTGGTGGGATCGCGGGTGGGGTGGCTGGTTTTGGCCTAGTTGTTGGAGTTTTGGTTTTCCTCAAACATAATAACCGCGATTCGAAAGGAAGAAAGTGCAACTCCATGGGATGGTTGCCACTTTATGGCAGCTCGCGATCATCTGGTACTAAATCGACTACATCGGGTAAGAGCAGTGGGAGTAGTAGGATTTCAACGCTTGGTGGGGGATTATGTAGGCATTTTTCCTTATCAGATATCAAATATGCCACAAATAACTTTGATGAGTCTCAAGTTATTGGAGTTGGAGGGTTTGGGAAGGTGTACAGAGGGGTTATTGATGGAGGGACTGAAGTAGCAATCAAGAGATCAAACCCTTCTTCAGAGCAAGGAGTTCATGAGTTCCAAACCGAAATCGATTTGCTTTCAAAGCTGAGGCACCGGCATCTGGTCTCTTTGATAGGGGCTTGTGAGGGAGGGGAAGAAATGATTTTGGTTTACGATTATATGGCCAATGGGACTCTAAGAGAGCATATCTATAAGGGAAACAATCCTCCTTTGTTATGGAAACAAAGGTTGGAAATTTGCATTGGTGCCGCGAGGGGGCTTCACTATCTCCACACCGGTGCAAAGCACACTATTATTCATCGCGATGTGAAAACCACAAACATTTTGTTGGATGAGAAATGGGTGGCAAAGGTCTCGGACTTTGGTTTGTCGAAAACGGGCCCCACGCTCAGCCAAACCCACGTTAGTACCGTGGTGAAGGGTAGTTTCGGGTATTTGGATCCCGAGTACTTCAGAAGGCAACAACTGACAGACAAGTCGGATGTTTACTCttttggggttgtccttttcgAAGTGCTTTGTGGGAGGCCAGTGCTTAATCCGAGCCTCCCCAAGGAACAAGTTAGTTTAGCTGATTGGGCACAAAACAATTACAGAAACGGAACTATTGATTCCATAATTGATCAGAATGTCAAGGGAGAGATCAATCCAGAGTGTTTGAAGAAGTTTGTGGAAACAGCAGTGAAGTGCTTGTCAGATCAAGGGATCGAGCGACCTTCAATGGGCGGGGTTCTTTGGAATCTTGAGTTTGCAATGCAATTGCAAGATAACCCCGATGGGCCTAAAATGGTGGCGGAACAGAGAGCGAATGATGCGTTTGTTATGCATACTACGACGTTGTTGACCATTGAGGAGGAGGAAGGCGGTGGGGAAACCGAGGACAGCACTAATGAAATCTTTTCTCAGATTGTGAATCCAAAGGGAAGATGA